One Megasphaera vaginalis (ex Bordigoni et al. 2020) genomic region harbors:
- the csy2 gene encoding type I-F CRISPR-associated protein Csy2 produces MKQYLLISRLKIHNANAMSSQYTIGFPAMTGWLGAVHALQRQLHSHGFSRIRLPRVAVSCHNCDVQLYRGPHDYKNSVIGTANPLKKSKKTGNYERPPFIEEARCHLSVTLLIEIEGYDPDTEDELLEVIHRQLPGLKICGGDIENNVEQMHIQIEVIDENDKCDQRALRRKLMPGYVVIERKDLMEAAKGNGDALDQLLSCLCVRHSADPDKDGKIKQWIGRRDGSEGWIVPLAVGFNDITGAIKAAYQRDERYEHHFVEPIVTLGEFIMLYRFDSVEAMMWQYRYDRENGLYLCECS; encoded by the coding sequence ATGAAGCAGTATTTGCTTATATCAAGATTGAAAATTCATAATGCGAATGCCATGAGCAGTCAGTACACGATCGGCTTTCCTGCCATGACGGGATGGCTAGGTGCTGTTCACGCCTTGCAAAGACAATTACACAGTCATGGCTTTTCCCGTATTCGGCTGCCTCGCGTTGCCGTGTCTTGCCATAACTGTGATGTTCAACTATATAGAGGGCCGCATGATTATAAAAACTCTGTTATCGGTACGGCTAATCCTTTAAAAAAGAGCAAGAAGACGGGTAATTACGAACGACCGCCGTTTATAGAAGAAGCGCGGTGTCATCTTTCGGTGACCTTATTGATCGAGATTGAAGGATATGATCCTGATACGGAAGATGAACTTCTGGAGGTCATTCACCGGCAGTTGCCGGGACTTAAAATCTGTGGCGGTGATATTGAAAATAATGTGGAACAGATGCATATTCAGATCGAGGTGATAGATGAAAATGATAAATGCGATCAACGTGCCCTTCGACGAAAATTGATGCCCGGATATGTGGTAATCGAGCGCAAAGACTTGATGGAAGCGGCTAAGGGAAATGGAGACGCGCTGGATCAACTGCTGAGCTGTTTATGCGTACGCCATAGCGCGGACCCGGACAAGGACGGCAAGATCAAGCAATGGATAGGCCGGCGGGACGGAAGTGAAGGGTGGATTGTTCCGCTGGCTGTCGGCTTTAACGATATCACGGGGGCAATTAAGGCCGCTTATCAGCGAGATGAGAGATATGAGCATCATTTTGTTGAGCCGATCGTTACTTTAGGTGAGTTTATTATGCTGTACCGGTTTGATTCTGTTGAAGCCATGATGTGGCAATATCGGTATGACCGGGAAAACGGCTTGTATTTATGTGAGTGCAGTTGA
- the cas6f gene encoding type I-F CRISPR-associated endoribonuclease Cas6/Csy4, whose protein sequence is MKYYQEVTILPTPEIATNFIWSKIYQQLHIAFAEQMRGKDKGTIGVSFPEYKKIEKGETLGNKVRVFAATEKELANLHIRHVLIHYEDYVHITKIRQVPEKIKKYAIYRRYHEERTKENKARRFMSRHQISYEEAVHIFPETVEDVAYPYIRLESATNKSRFRLFIAKDDCSELVSKGFGSYGLDTQSSLPEF, encoded by the coding sequence GTGAAGTATTATCAAGAAGTGACCATATTGCCGACTCCGGAGATAGCGACAAATTTCATATGGTCTAAAATCTATCAACAATTGCATATTGCGTTTGCCGAACAAATGAGAGGGAAAGATAAGGGGACTATCGGCGTATCTTTTCCGGAATATAAGAAAATCGAAAAAGGTGAGACATTAGGAAACAAGGTTCGTGTTTTTGCAGCGACGGAGAAGGAATTAGCGAATTTGCATATAAGGCATGTATTGATACATTACGAAGACTATGTCCATATTACCAAAATACGGCAGGTTCCTGAAAAAATAAAAAAGTACGCCATATATCGCCGGTATCATGAAGAAAGGACAAAAGAAAATAAAGCGAGACGTTTTATGAGTCGCCATCAGATTTCTTATGAAGAAGCCGTCCATATATTTCCTGAAACCGTTGAAGACGTTGCCTATCCTTATATAAGATTGGAGAGCGCAACCAATAAAAGTCGATTTCGCCTCTTTATTGCAAAAGATGACTGTAGTGAACTTGTGAGCAAAGGGTTTGGGTCATATGGATTAGATACGCAATCTTCGCTTCCCGAGTTTTGA
- a CDS encoding type I-F CRISPR-associated protein Csy1 → MSIFMDYLQQEAAKEKGAVSKEEWLRKTAKNAAKCTFATHVGKFVHPSADVKVLVKPNTVQDSPYILTSAVRCPVDISTGASYLGAAKLLLLPLENGRTVYENFFDDSDFIKMEMQNLQADYQEIRRLILQAVQPDGCDVSDERLRQVYFPLKEDSYHLLTVLPPSSVMMELRKRLRDMENIKKMVRDKESESYGQPYAEVYDLTEVSFGGTKPQNISFLNNAAGGRTCLLPSNPPVLRARTVTKPRYDFFDTLWIRNFQIFFRQLHDVYTCKVNNRISRCRARNIEDTIIDQVVLNVYALRQVEPGWTDADNNYLPKDQKIWLDQKYDVIRAQEEEWQESIDKAFARWIMKSYERIMGKEKVQLGDGEFEALKHRIHTAIRETV, encoded by the coding sequence ATGAGCATTTTTATGGATTATCTTCAGCAGGAAGCGGCAAAGGAAAAAGGGGCTGTTTCCAAAGAGGAGTGGCTGAGAAAAACGGCCAAGAACGCGGCGAAGTGTACCTTTGCCACTCATGTGGGTAAATTTGTTCACCCGAGTGCAGATGTGAAGGTGCTGGTAAAACCGAACACTGTGCAGGATTCGCCTTATATTTTGACATCTGCAGTCAGATGCCCTGTAGATATTTCGACTGGGGCCAGTTATCTCGGCGCCGCGAAACTGCTGCTGCTGCCGTTGGAGAATGGCCGGACTGTGTATGAGAATTTTTTCGACGACAGTGATTTTATCAAGATGGAAATGCAGAATTTACAGGCAGATTATCAGGAAATCCGCAGACTGATACTGCAGGCCGTACAGCCGGACGGATGCGATGTGAGTGATGAACGGTTGCGGCAAGTCTATTTTCCGCTTAAAGAAGATTCGTATCATCTGTTGACGGTTCTGCCGCCGTCCAGTGTGATGATGGAATTACGTAAGCGCCTGCGGGATATGGAAAATATAAAAAAGATGGTCAGAGATAAAGAATCGGAATCATACGGGCAGCCTTATGCAGAAGTATATGATCTGACAGAAGTCTCCTTTGGCGGGACGAAGCCGCAGAATATTTCCTTCTTGAACAATGCCGCCGGCGGCAGAACCTGCCTTTTGCCGTCAAATCCGCCTGTTTTGCGGGCTCGGACGGTTACCAAACCGCGGTATGATTTTTTTGATACCTTGTGGATCAGAAACTTTCAAATCTTCTTTCGGCAGCTGCATGATGTGTATACCTGTAAAGTCAATAATAGAATCAGCCGTTGCCGGGCGCGTAATATTGAAGATACCATCATCGATCAGGTTGTGCTGAATGTGTATGCCTTGCGACAAGTAGAACCGGGATGGACAGATGCGGACAATAATTATTTGCCGAAAGATCAGAAAATTTGGCTGGATCAGAAGTATGACGTCATACGCGCGCAGGAAGAGGAATGGCAAGAATCGATCGACAAGGCATTTGCCCGATGGATCATGAAATCATACGAACGCATCATGGGCAAGGAGAAGGTTCAATTGGGCGACGGTGAATTTGAGGCATTGAAACACCGTATACATACGGCAATCCGTGAAACGGTGTAA
- the csy3 gene encoding type I-F CRISPR-associated protein Csy3, translating to MYGTTWENRFDESEIKPLSVVTKSVRGTISNRLKPAVQNDPAKLNAEVEKANLQRVDACALDMKQDTLKLSYTLKVLSGVETPSACNHEEFGRKYKHAAEAYIQKNGFTELARRYAINIANARFLWRNRMGAEQIEVHVTADGMEWIFNGYDYSLKNFEGNSRIDELAEKIAAALSGKRPHVFIRVDAYALLGIGQEVYPSEELVLDKGRGEKSKVLYQVQGSAAMHSQKLGNAIRTIDTWYPAFGTEAGVGPIAVEPYGVVTNLGQAFRVAKEKADFYSLFDKFALGKQLDDVEQEHYVMAVLVRGGVFGQSSRE from the coding sequence ATGTATGGTACGACTTGGGAAAACCGTTTTGATGAAAGCGAAATAAAGCCCTTATCCGTCGTTACGAAATCGGTGCGCGGGACGATATCCAATCGACTGAAGCCGGCGGTACAGAACGATCCGGCAAAACTGAATGCAGAAGTGGAGAAAGCAAACTTACAACGGGTTGATGCCTGTGCGTTGGACATGAAGCAGGACACGTTGAAACTTTCATATACGCTTAAGGTTTTAAGCGGAGTAGAAACCCCTTCAGCCTGCAATCATGAGGAATTTGGTCGGAAATACAAGCATGCGGCAGAAGCGTATATTCAAAAAAATGGGTTCACCGAATTGGCGCGTCGGTATGCAATCAATATTGCGAATGCAAGATTTCTTTGGAGAAATCGAATGGGCGCTGAACAAATCGAAGTGCATGTGACGGCAGACGGCATGGAATGGATCTTCAATGGGTATGACTATTCCTTGAAAAATTTTGAAGGGAATAGTCGGATTGATGAATTGGCAGAAAAAATAGCTGCCGCATTAAGCGGGAAGCGGCCGCATGTATTTATTCGCGTAGATGCGTATGCATTATTGGGTATCGGGCAGGAAGTATATCCCAGTGAAGAATTGGTCTTGGACAAAGGGAGGGGAGAAAAAAGTAAAGTATTATATCAAGTGCAAGGGAGTGCGGCCATGCATTCTCAGAAGTTGGGCAATGCTATTCGGACAATAGATACGTGGTATCCGGCGTTTGGCACGGAGGCAGGCGTTGGCCCTATCGCTGTCGAACCGTATGGCGTTGTCACCAACTTGGGGCAGGCGTTCCGTGTAGCTAAAGAAAAAGCGGACTTTTATTCGTTGTTTGATAAATTCGCTTTAGGAAAACAGCTGGATGATGTAGAACAGGAACACTATGTAATGGCCGTTTTGGTGCGCGGCGGCGTATTTGGACAGAGCAGCAGGGAGTGA